In the genome of Brachypodium distachyon strain Bd21 chromosome 3, Brachypodium_distachyon_v3.0, whole genome shotgun sequence, the window AGAACAGAAGACATCAAAGTCATGAAAGATGCTGCATTATAGCTGAAATAGTAAATACTTGGGTAACTGCTGATACCAAGTACTCCACCCGTCCCAAGTGTCgtgcgtatctagacaaagtaaGGAGTAGGAATGTAGACTTCTGTGAGAAGTGTTGACTCGACAGTTGCTGCGGATCAGCTGAATTGATTTCGCTTAAAAGAACACAAGCTGAAATTATAGTCTAATAAACATTAGCAGTTTATCAGCAACAGTAACTTCAACCTAAGCTTCTGGGAGCTCACCAAACAGGTGTAGTGCCTTTTCTGAGTTTTTCAGAATATGATAAGTTTGAATCAAGAAACCTTTGCTGTTACTGAAGCACAAGTTACAGGCTTACATCAAGCAGGCAGTGATATACTTCAATTCAACAAATGCTAACTTCTAAAAGTTGCATACAACAAAAAGGGCTGTATGACTAACATGAAAAGAAAGTCTCCCCACTGTAAACGCATTCATTCCAGGAAGAAAAATACCTATGCAAGTGTGGCATAAACAGAAAGCTTTCTGTAGTTTTTGGCATCATCTCTTGTGATTGCCTTTTCCAGATCGAACATCCACCAGGATGGTCAGGCCGTGGCACGGGTGTTTCCTGCCTAACAAGCTTCATGTCATGCCCTATTGAAGGAACAAAGGGGAAATCCAATAAGATAACAGTATGTTTACCAAAATGCCAAAGATGATAAGACATGGCATTCCACAAACATTAGGTGCCACATAATGTCTACTCTAAATGCATTATTACCTGGCACAGAAACGGCATGTTGTGTACAACTTGGACGATGCTCTAACATTACATTCTCCTGAAGGATCATCTGTTGTGCATGAGAGAAAACAAGTCACAAACTGTATTGGGAGTATTGACAATTTGTTACTCTGTGTTTCAGGGAACAATGCCAAGCTCATGCTCTGCACTCAGCAGAAAAATTACCTCGGCCGATACAGTTAACTGAAGGGATTCAAGGTCGGGCCGAGATGACCCCGGAGGAAATCGAGGCCCTCGAGTGGTTGTACAAGGAACACCGGACAACACAAAAGGCTCATGATGCTGCCGTAGGTCATGGTTCGGAGGATCAAATGAATGTTGAGCACCTGAAATTTGATTCATAGGCAGCAAGGCAACCAGAGGGTTTGATGCTTCGATACTGTTCTGGTTAACTGTCGCAGGCATTtgtggtgctgctggaggcTCAGGTGCTCCTACTGGTAAGTTCACTTGGGGCAGATACAAACCATTCCTCATGGACAACATCTGGAACACAAATTGAAATGCATAAGGCAATTTATATATAATGGTTTCCCGATACATTTGCATTTCCCCAGTCAGTAGAAACACAGAAATGGACATTAGAATAGATAGGGTAATATTTTGGCTCCTTGATAATAACAGGAATGCAAACTATATATTGAAGGGACTAGAGTGTCAACACAAATTATTCCTTGTTCAACCAATGATGCGACAGCCTAGCTAAATCCAGTACTACATTTTAGCACCACAAGTTCTGCCCAGTTTATCTTTTATTGCAATTGCATTAAACATAGACAACTACTCCTACATTcctaaaaaattaaaagaaacGTGCAGCCTTTTTCGATATTCTTTTAACTACATTGACCAGCACATTACGACTTTTCTTAGGGAAGCACACTTTTTTCCCACTAGGTACCAGACATTCAAACTAGCAAGCAGTATGTAATGCAGCATAGacgattttttttgacaaatacAGTACAACGCAGCAAACATTTTGCTCACCTGCACTTGGAGCTGAAGCTGCTTGAGGTACTCAATGGCGTCGTCGAGCATGGAGGCTTTGTCCGTCTGCAAGCACGGAAAAACACTCCGATCAGCTTCCAGCCAGCCACAGGTGACACAGCAAAAATGGGACAAGAACCAATGGAGAAAACAACAGCTCAATGTTTCTTTTTGTGACCTTGCTGGAGTTGGGGACGAGGCTCTGCAGCGCCTTCATCTTCTCGTTGATCCTGCACCGCCGCCTCTGCACGCACCAACAAAATCGATCAATGTTACTCCCAAACGGAAGAGAAGAATAAGAAACAAAATGAAGGAATGGATGGGTTGGTTTGCGAGATCGAGAGCGGGGAACCTTCTCGGAGAGGTTGTGCACCTCGGCGGCACGGGCCCTCTTGCCGCGGGCCCGCGCCGGCCTGCCGGCCGGCTCCGACTCCGACGACCCCAACGCCTCCTGCAACCAAGCAAAGTTAACAGCCGATCGACCACTAGGAAACGGCAAGGGGATTATTGATCCCAGCCGAAGCGCACGCACCTCGCTGTCGCagggggcgccggcgagccctGCCATCGTCCCGAAGccctggtgctgctgctgctgctgatggcGCATGATGAGATCAAAGCGCCCCTGATCCATTCCCCCGTCCATCATGGCGCCAACGCCGCGGAACAGAGGaaagcagagagagagagagagcttgCGATGACGAACCAAGGAGtcgagaagagaagagaactgGTGGgtcgccgcctgcagctgcagcagctgctcaGGAGCCCATACCCTGTGTTTTTTCCTTGGGACTTTGGGCCAAGGAAAgctgcaggcagcagcagagagagagagagagagagagctttTCGGGGGCGTCTTTTCACGCGCGGTCGCCCGCCGCTGCCCGTTGTTGGGTTTCCCGTTTCCCTCTTCCTCGGCTCTCTCTCCGCGCGTCCCCGTCCAGTAGCAACATACTATGCTCGTCTCGTCTcggggaagggaaggaaaaggaagggCGCATTTATTCGCGGGTAGTTCGTTTGTTTGCTCGTCTGCGTACGGCGCATCGCATTTACGCTTGGGGGCCATCGGG includes:
- the LOC100834520 gene encoding transcription factor SPATULA isoform X3, whose protein sequence is MMDGGMDQGRFDLIMRHQQQQQHQGFGTMAGLAGAPCDSEEALGSSESEPAGRPARARGKRARAAEVHNLSEKRRRCRINEKMKALQSLVPNSSKTDKASMLDDAIEYLKQLQLQVQMLSMRNGLYLPQVNLPVGAPEPPAAPQMPATVNQNSIEASNPLVALLPMNQISGAQHSFDPPNHDLRQHHEPFVLSGVPCTTTRGPRFPPGSSRPDLESLQLTVSAEMILQENVMLEHRPSCTQHAVSVPGHDMKLVRQETPVPRPDHPGGCSIWKRQSQEMMPKTTESFLFMPHLHRFQSSDADRGLRSGSK
- the LOC100834520 gene encoding transcription factor SPATULA isoform X2, which codes for MMDGGMDQGRFDLIMRHQQQQQHQGFGTMAGLAGAPCDSEEALGSSESEPAGRPARARGKRARAAEVHNLSEKRRRCRINEKMKALQSLVPNSSKTDKASMLDDAIEYLKQLQLQVQMLSMRNGLYLPQVNLPVGAPEPPAAPQMPATVNQNSIEASNPLVALLPMNQISGAQHSFDPPNHDLRQHHEPFVLSGVPCTTTRGPRFPPGSSRPDLESLQLTVSAEMILQENVMLEHRPSCTQHAVSVPGHDMKLVRQETPVPRPDHPGGCSIWKRQSQEMMPKTTESFLFMPHLHRYFSSWNECVYSGETFFSC
- the LOC100834520 gene encoding transcription factor SPATULA isoform X1; translation: MMDGGMDQGRFDLIMRHQQQQQHQGFGTMAGLAGAPCDSEEALGSSESEPAGRPARARGKRARAAEVHNLSEKRRRCRINEKMKALQSLVPNSSKTDKASMLDDAIEYLKQLQLQVQMLSMRNGLYLPQVNLPVGAPEPPAAPQMPATVNQNSIEASNPLVALLPMNQISGAQHSFDPPNHDLRQHHEPFVLSGVPCTTTRGPRFPPGSSRPDLESLQLTVSAEMILQENVMLEHRPSCTQHAVSVPGHDMKLVRQETPVPRPDHPGGCSIWKRQSQEMMPKTTESFLFMPHLHRYARHLGRVEYLVSAVTQVFTISAIMQHLS